A region from the Negativicoccus succinicivorans genome encodes:
- a CDS encoding dihydrofolate reductase, translating to MLHIIVAVAKNQAIGKDNQLLWHLRDDLKRFQKITTGHPIIMGRKTFESLPGMLPGRAHWVLTRDRDWAAAHPEVRCFASVDEVLQALQQDEDYFVIGGGEIYRAFFPHAEQLHITEVDSEPEADTYFPVIDETAWEKIRVEEGEVNAKNPLAHRFVTYMRRA from the coding sequence ATGTTGCACATCATCGTCGCGGTCGCGAAAAATCAGGCGATCGGCAAAGACAATCAACTGCTTTGGCACTTACGCGATGATTTGAAACGCTTTCAAAAAATAACGACCGGACACCCGATCATCATGGGCCGTAAAACCTTTGAAAGTCTGCCGGGCATGCTGCCGGGCCGCGCGCACTGGGTGCTCACCCGCGACCGCGACTGGGCCGCGGCGCACCCCGAGGTCCGATGTTTCGCGAGCGTCGACGAAGTGCTGCAGGCGCTTCAGCAAGACGAGGATTACTTCGTCATCGGCGGCGGCGAAATTTATCGCGCCTTTTTCCCGCACGCGGAGCAACTGCACATCACCGAAGTGGACAGCGAACCGGAGGCGGATACGTATTTCCCCGTCATTGACGAAACCGCCTGGGAAAAAATACGTGTCGAAGAAGGCGAAGTAAATGCCAAAAATCCGTTGGCGCATCGTTTCGTGACCTACATGCGCCGCGCATGA
- a CDS encoding response regulator transcription factor, translated as MNGKILIVEDEKKIARFLQLELEHDGYECVLDFTGGAVIDHIGQGHFDLILLDLMLPEEDGFSIIKRVREMSNIPILVLSAKDDVDSKVKGLDLGADDYLTKPFSSKELLARIRALLRKKVGGDKLNESSYHIKDLYIFPDRHEVQVGTTIINLTKKEFELLTYLAKNKNIVLGRDRILEDVWGYDYVGDTNIVDVYIRYLRSKVDEVVGKKYIHTVRGIGYVARD; from the coding sequence ATGAACGGAAAAATTTTAATTGTAGAAGACGAAAAGAAAATCGCCCGCTTTTTACAGCTGGAATTGGAACACGACGGCTATGAATGCGTGCTCGATTTTACCGGTGGCGCCGTCATCGACCATATCGGCCAGGGACACTTCGATTTGATTCTGCTGGACTTAATGTTGCCGGAGGAAGACGGTTTTTCGATTATCAAACGCGTGCGCGAGATGAGCAATATACCGATTCTCGTGCTTTCCGCGAAAGACGATGTCGACTCCAAGGTGAAAGGTTTGGATCTCGGCGCGGATGATTATCTCACCAAGCCGTTTTCGAGCAAAGAACTTTTGGCGCGTATTCGCGCGCTGCTGCGCAAAAAGGTCGGCGGCGACAAACTCAACGAATCTTCGTACCACATCAAAGATCTGTATATTTTCCCGGACCGGCATGAAGTGCAGGTCGGCACGACGATCATCAATTTGACGAAAAAAGAATTCGAATTGTTGACGTATCTTGCGAAAAACAAAAACATCGTGTTGGGACGCGATCGCATTCTGGAAGATGTTTGGGGTTATGATTATGTCGGCGACACCAATATCGTCGACGTGTATATCCGTTATCTGCGCAGCAAGGTGGATGAAGTAGTCGGCAAGAAATACATCCATACGGTGCGGGGCATCGGTTATGTCGCCCGCGATTAA
- a CDS encoding thymidylate synthase, with amino-acid sequence MSLADQQYLNIVEAILKTGAHGNNRTGMPAYKLPHQIMQFDLAREFPILTTKFVAFKTAVKELLWIWQKQSNDVRVLQDWNCHIWDEWMQPDGTIGKAYGYQLKKYGQVDTLLQTLREDPESRRMVVSLWNVEDLPEMALYPCAFLTMWDVADGRLNCMLVQRSGDMGLGVPFNLTQYAVLVHLIARHAGLQPGLFTHVINNAHIYDNHVDALTSQLARRDQALAAPRLVLNPDVQNFYEFTPDDIYLENYEHLGKLAMEVSV; translated from the coding sequence ATGAGCCTTGCCGATCAGCAATACCTCAACATTGTCGAAGCCATTTTGAAAACCGGCGCACACGGCAACAACCGCACCGGCATGCCGGCCTATAAACTGCCGCACCAAATCATGCAATTTGATCTGGCGCGGGAATTTCCGATTCTCACGACAAAATTTGTCGCGTTCAAAACCGCCGTCAAAGAACTGCTCTGGATTTGGCAGAAGCAATCGAACGATGTGCGCGTTTTGCAGGATTGGAACTGCCACATTTGGGACGAATGGATGCAACCCGACGGCACGATCGGCAAAGCCTACGGCTACCAGTTAAAAAAATACGGTCAGGTCGACACGCTATTGCAAACGCTCCGCGAAGATCCGGAGAGCCGCCGCATGGTCGTGTCGCTTTGGAACGTGGAAGACTTGCCGGAAATGGCGTTATACCCCTGCGCGTTCCTCACCATGTGGGACGTCGCCGACGGCCGCCTGAATTGCATGCTCGTGCAACGGTCGGGCGACATGGGACTCGGCGTGCCGTTCAACCTCACGCAGTACGCTGTACTCGTGCACTTGATCGCGCGGCACGCGGGCTTGCAGCCGGGCTTGTTCACGCATGTCATCAACAACGCGCATATTTACGATAATCACGTCGACGCGCTCACCTCGCAACTCGCGCGCCGTGATCAGGCGCTGGCGGCGCCGCGGCTGGTCCTCAACCCCGACGTGCAAAATTTCTATGAGTTTACGCCGGACGATATTTATTTGGAAAATTATGAGCATCTCGGCAAATTGGCCATGGAGGTGTCCGTCTAA
- the ald gene encoding alanine dehydrogenase, translated as MRIGVAKEIKNNEFRVGLTPAGAHALVEAGHEVFVEKGAGLGSFIEDSEYEAVGAKIVADKKKMFDDSEMIIKVKEPIAEEYDLFHEGQILYTYLHLAAEPALTEALLKHKVISIAYETVLGRDGRSLPLLQPMSEVAGRMSIQVAAHFLEKINGGKGKLMGGVAGVQPAKVTIVGGGTVGTNAAKMAVGMGAIVTVIDNNLDRLRQLDDIFGARVHTLASNPLNIAQSVKEADVVIGSVLIPGAKTPQLITTEMVKEMSPGSVIVDVAIDQGGAVQSVDGPTTHDDPIRMKYGVVHYSVANMPGAVANTSTYALTNATLPYAIAIANKGWKQALKDDKGLANGLNTLDGYVTFKGVAEALNKECKDVNDLLK; from the coding sequence ATGCGTATTGGTGTAGCAAAAGAAATCAAAAATAACGAATTTCGTGTAGGTCTTACCCCGGCCGGCGCACACGCGTTAGTAGAAGCGGGACATGAAGTATTCGTCGAAAAGGGAGCCGGTCTCGGTTCGTTCATTGAAGACAGTGAATACGAAGCGGTCGGCGCTAAAATCGTCGCGGATAAAAAGAAAATGTTCGACGATTCCGAAATGATCATTAAAGTTAAAGAACCGATCGCGGAAGAATACGATCTCTTCCACGAAGGTCAGATCTTGTACACGTACCTGCACTTGGCGGCGGAACCGGCATTGACCGAAGCGCTGTTGAAACATAAAGTCATCAGCATCGCGTATGAAACGGTTCTCGGTCGTGACGGCCGCAGCTTGCCGCTCTTGCAGCCGATGAGTGAAGTCGCGGGTCGCATGTCGATCCAGGTAGCGGCGCATTTCCTCGAAAAAATCAACGGCGGCAAAGGTAAATTAATGGGCGGCGTTGCCGGCGTACAACCGGCCAAAGTCACCATCGTCGGTGGCGGCACGGTAGGTACGAACGCGGCGAAAATGGCGGTCGGCATGGGCGCGATCGTCACCGTTATTGATAACAACCTCGACCGTCTGCGTCAGTTGGATGACATCTTCGGCGCTCGCGTGCATACACTCGCGTCGAACCCGCTCAACATTGCGCAATCCGTCAAAGAAGCGGACGTCGTGATCGGTTCGGTATTGATTCCGGGCGCGAAAACACCGCAGCTCATCACCACGGAAATGGTCAAAGAAATGAGTCCGGGTTCGGTCATCGTCGACGTGGCGATCGACCAGGGCGGCGCGGTGCAATCGGTTGACGGTCCGACCACGCACGATGATCCGATCCGCATGAAGTACGGCGTAGTTCACTACTCGGTGGCCAACATGCCGGGCGCGGTAGCCAACACCTCGACCTACGCGTTGACGAACGCGACGCTGCCGTATGCGATCGCGATTGCCAACAAAGGTTGGAAACAGGCGCTCAAAGACGACAAGGGTCTGGCGAACGGTTTGAACACGTTGGACGGATACGTTACGTTCAAAGGCGTAGCGGAAGCGCTCAACAAAGAATGCAAAGACGTCAACGATCTTTTGAAATAA
- a CDS encoding energy-coupling factor transporter ATPase — protein sequence MEQPLMFDIHHMAHAYVDEEGNTGYAIRDVSVQIKRGEFVAVIGTNGSGKSTFAKHLNALLLPTEGDVLVDGISVRDEARVWDIRSRVGMVFQNPDNQIVAAVVEEDVAFGPENLGVPQEQLQERVDAALAAVDMTAYRKHAPHMLSGGQKQRVAIAGVLAMQPECIVLDEPTAMLDPRGREEVMQTVQALHDKRGMTVVYITHFMEEAAQADRILVMIQGELVMDGTPREIFSDVDRLKELGLDVPVASEVAHDLRAAGLPLREDIITDEELGEALCQYKSKR from the coding sequence ATGGAACAACCGTTAATGTTTGATATTCATCATATGGCGCATGCCTATGTCGATGAAGAGGGCAACACGGGGTACGCGATCCGTGATGTCAGCGTGCAAATCAAACGCGGCGAATTTGTGGCTGTCATCGGTACGAACGGCAGCGGCAAGTCGACGTTTGCCAAACATTTGAATGCGCTTTTGCTGCCCACGGAAGGGGACGTCTTGGTGGACGGCATCTCGGTGCGCGATGAAGCGAGAGTTTGGGATATTCGCAGCCGCGTCGGCATGGTTTTTCAAAATCCGGACAACCAAATTGTCGCGGCTGTCGTCGAGGAAGATGTGGCGTTCGGCCCGGAAAATCTCGGCGTGCCGCAGGAACAATTGCAAGAGCGTGTCGATGCGGCTCTGGCGGCGGTCGATATGACGGCGTATCGCAAGCATGCGCCGCATATGCTTTCGGGTGGGCAAAAACAGCGCGTCGCGATCGCGGGCGTGTTGGCGATGCAACCGGAATGCATCGTTCTTGACGAACCGACGGCGATGCTCGATCCGCGCGGTCGTGAAGAAGTCATGCAAACGGTGCAGGCCTTGCATGACAAACGCGGTATGACCGTCGTGTACATTACGCATTTTATGGAAGAGGCCGCGCAAGCGGATCGCATTCTCGTCATGATCCAAGGTGAACTGGTCATGGACGGCACGCCGCGTGAAATTTTCAGCGATGTGGACCGCTTAAAGGAACTCGGGCTCGATGTTCCGGTCGCCTCCGAAGTGGCGCACGATTTGCGCGCGGCGGGCCTGCCTTTGCGGGAAGACATCATCACGGATGAAGAATTGGGAGAGGCGCTATGTCAATACAAATCAAAGCGGTGA
- the recQ gene encoding DNA helicase RecQ encodes MSTTTLHQYLQHYFGFTSFRPAQADIVQSLLARRDTLAILPTGGGKSLCYQLPALVQNGLTLVISPLIALMKDQVDALVANEIPATYLNSSLDDETYRERMRALLRGAYRLLYIAPERLTSSSFLNFLGKLNVTMCVVDEAHCISEWGHDFRPSYRTIAAALQTLPERPVIGAFTATATPQVQQDIMTFLQLEKPAIFVTGFDRPNLYFGVVRGAKKKDYVRMYVAAHQGEAGIIYCATRKAVDEVYHDLTRANVPCVRYHAGLSETVRTRAQNAFVRDKASVIVATNAFGMGIDKPDVRYVLHYQLPKSIEAYYQEAGRAGRDGAPAECILLYSGQDVRTQRFLIEQTEQETGVTDTAARDRLEEMEMYCQTNRCLRAQILQHFGATDTAPCGHCSQCETPTETCDVTGDARTVFKTVEEIKERYGIATVVRILRGALQAKDRAREFEYCRYYGARSGESERDLRREIEQYIADGYLYKRGAKYPLLALTVSGEEVLRGTQTVTMPIPQSPRRRGATALPKTHAAPRKDPLFTRLAAARKTLAEKRNVPPYVIFSDATLLEMCEKRPQTLNDMAQVSGVGPFKLINYAPVFLDLIQNHPEESL; translated from the coding sequence ATGAGTACCACAACTTTGCATCAATATCTGCAACACTATTTCGGCTTCACATCATTTCGTCCGGCGCAGGCCGACATCGTGCAATCGCTCCTCGCGCGACGCGACACGCTCGCGATTTTACCGACCGGCGGCGGCAAGTCGCTTTGCTACCAATTGCCAGCGCTCGTGCAAAACGGGCTGACGCTTGTCATCTCGCCGTTAATCGCGCTGATGAAAGACCAGGTCGACGCCTTGGTCGCCAACGAAATTCCCGCGACGTATTTGAATTCCAGCTTGGACGATGAAACGTATCGGGAACGCATGCGCGCGCTTTTGCGCGGCGCGTATCGGCTACTCTATATCGCGCCGGAACGGCTGACCTCATCATCATTTCTCAATTTTCTCGGTAAACTCAATGTGACGATGTGCGTGGTCGATGAGGCCCATTGCATCAGCGAATGGGGCCACGATTTTCGACCGAGCTATCGCACCATCGCCGCCGCGTTGCAAACGTTGCCCGAGCGGCCGGTCATCGGCGCCTTTACGGCCACGGCGACACCACAGGTGCAACAGGACATCATGACGTTCCTGCAGTTAGAGAAGCCGGCGATTTTCGTGACCGGTTTTGACCGCCCCAATCTATATTTCGGCGTGGTGCGCGGCGCGAAGAAAAAAGATTACGTGCGCATGTATGTCGCGGCGCATCAAGGCGAGGCGGGCATTATTTATTGCGCGACACGCAAAGCCGTCGATGAAGTGTACCATGACCTCACCCGCGCCAATGTGCCCTGCGTTCGCTACCACGCCGGCTTAAGCGAGACGGTGCGCACGCGCGCGCAAAACGCGTTTGTGCGTGACAAAGCGTCCGTGATCGTGGCGACGAACGCGTTCGGCATGGGCATTGATAAACCCGATGTGCGCTACGTGCTCCATTACCAATTGCCGAAAAGCATCGAGGCGTATTACCAGGAAGCGGGTCGCGCCGGACGTGACGGCGCGCCGGCGGAATGCATTCTTTTGTACAGCGGTCAGGACGTGCGCACGCAACGATTTTTAATCGAACAAACGGAACAGGAAACCGGCGTTACCGATACCGCCGCCCGCGATCGTCTGGAGGAAATGGAAATGTATTGTCAGACGAACCGCTGCCTGCGCGCGCAGATTCTCCAACACTTCGGCGCGACCGACACCGCGCCTTGCGGTCATTGCAGTCAATGCGAAACCCCGACGGAAACCTGCGATGTGACGGGCGACGCGCGCACGGTTTTCAAAACCGTCGAAGAAATTAAAGAGCGCTACGGTATCGCGACCGTAGTTCGCATTTTACGCGGCGCGTTACAGGCCAAAGATCGCGCGCGCGAATTTGAATACTGCCGCTACTACGGCGCGCGCAGCGGAGAAAGCGAGCGTGATTTGCGCCGGGAAATCGAGCAGTATATCGCCGACGGTTATTTATATAAGCGCGGCGCCAAGTACCCGCTGCTGGCGCTGACCGTAAGCGGTGAAGAAGTATTACGCGGCACGCAGACGGTGACTATGCCGATCCCGCAAAGTCCGCGTCGACGCGGCGCAACGGCCCTGCCGAAAACGCACGCCGCGCCGCGTAAAGATCCGCTTTTCACCCGTCTCGCCGCGGCGCGCAAAACGCTGGCCGAAAAACGCAACGTCCCGCCCTACGTCATTTTCAGCGACGCGACGCTGCTCGAAATGTGCGAAAAACGGCCGCAAACGCTGAACGACATGGCGCAAGTCAGCGGCGTCGGTCCGTTTAAGCTGATTAACTACGCCCCCGTCTTTCTCGATCTTATTCAAAACCATCCGGAGGAATCCCTATGA
- a CDS encoding nicotinate phosphoribosyltransferase: MMNTGLVTDFYQLTMAQGLWRIGAHDVPCVFDRTYRNNPFGGGYTVVAGLEHLVDFIRNFRYGESEIAYLLSLHTFDEGFLQWLADFRFTGDIYAMIEGTIAFPGEVLLRMEAPKAQAFLLETGLTMIMNHESLIATKARRVRSVAGDDFLMEFGLRRAQGESAGHYGARASIVGGFNATSNVEAARRFGLSAVGTMAHSWIMSFPDELTAFREYARQYDNATLLADTYNTLESGVPNAITVFRELQEANRLPEKYGIRLDSGDIAYLSRKAREMLDAAGFTTAGITASNDIDERTVLSLKQQGAAINSWGIGTKIITADGTSALGGIYKLAGQEENGVLIPKMKFSDQPEKMTDPGRKEVFRISHRDNGKLITDVLALADEDISPAEDYELITYEYPWRRKKLAANSFDVRRMLEPIMQGGELVYELPSLAAIKTYAEAQFKQLWPEYTRLDNPEILEINRSPKLQQLKEKLIHEQVDSLH; encoded by the coding sequence ATGATGAATACAGGCTTGGTCACGGATTTTTATCAATTGACAATGGCGCAGGGACTTTGGCGCATCGGCGCGCATGATGTGCCCTGCGTATTTGACCGCACATATCGCAACAATCCGTTCGGTGGCGGGTATACCGTCGTCGCGGGTCTGGAACACTTGGTCGATTTCATTCGAAATTTCCGGTACGGCGAAAGCGAAATCGCGTACTTACTCTCGTTGCATACTTTTGACGAGGGCTTTTTACAATGGCTCGCCGATTTTCGTTTTACGGGAGACATTTACGCGATGATCGAAGGCACGATTGCGTTCCCAGGCGAAGTGCTGCTGCGAATGGAAGCCCCCAAAGCGCAAGCGTTCTTGCTCGAAACGGGTCTGACGATGATCATGAATCACGAATCATTGATCGCGACCAAAGCGCGCCGCGTGCGTTCGGTGGCGGGCGATGATTTTTTGATGGAATTCGGTTTGCGTCGGGCGCAGGGAGAATCCGCCGGCCATTATGGCGCGCGCGCGTCGATTGTCGGCGGCTTCAACGCGACGAGCAACGTCGAAGCGGCGCGGCGTTTCGGTTTGTCGGCGGTCGGCACGATGGCGCATAGCTGGATCATGAGCTTTCCCGACGAACTCACCGCGTTCCGCGAATACGCGCGGCAGTACGATAACGCGACGCTGCTCGCCGATACGTACAACACGCTCGAGTCGGGCGTGCCGAACGCCATCACCGTCTTTAGGGAATTGCAGGAAGCGAATCGTTTGCCGGAGAAATACGGTATCCGTCTGGATAGCGGCGACATCGCCTACCTCTCCCGCAAGGCGCGTGAAATGCTCGATGCGGCGGGATTTACCACGGCCGGCATTACGGCATCAAACGACATTGATGAACGCACCGTGTTAAGTTTGAAACAGCAGGGGGCGGCGATTAACTCCTGGGGCATCGGCACCAAGATTATTACCGCGGACGGTACCTCGGCGTTGGGCGGCATTTATAAATTGGCGGGACAGGAAGAAAACGGCGTATTGATTCCGAAAATGAAGTTCTCGGATCAGCCGGAAAAAATGACGGACCCGGGTCGTAAAGAAGTATTCCGCATTTCCCATCGCGACAACGGGAAATTGATCACCGATGTGTTGGCGTTGGCGGATGAAGACATTTCTCCGGCGGAAGATTACGAACTGATCACGTACGAATATCCGTGGCGGCGCAAAAAATTGGCGGCGAATTCGTTCGACGTGCGTCGCATGCTGGAGCCGATCATGCAAGGCGGCGAACTCGTGTACGAACTGCCGAGCCTCGCTGCAATCAAGACGTATGCCGAAGCGCAATTCAAGCAGCTTTGGCCGGAATACACGCGCCTGGACAATCCCGAAATACTTGAAATTAACCGTTCTCCGAAATTGCAACAATTGAAAGAGAAATTGATTCACGAACAGGTCGATAGCCTGCATTGA
- a CDS encoding sensor histidine kinase — protein MSPAIKGWLRKLQKFNQSLSVKLTFMYGGMMFLILIFTAFLAIGSVHYLLMRQLQFDVRMSARQTVFYLDHHGQVDASIFQGQNVLTYVDLVVYNAKGRPILDNITRYEPGPSLTPEQLHQLNETDPAGAHFEIIDTENEQTYRYLKRWESADGKVYYLQFIRSAQRERFFIELLVRQILVTVLASLGVTILAGVVLTNKVLAPLRAMKEPLKHIEVNEMGYRIPLPESRDEQYELAVTINRTLDRIEHGVAQQRQFVGDASHELRTPITVINGYTDLLIRWGAQDPETLSESLAAIQAETEYMRQLIEHLLFIARASAGELNIRLRPLETSEIVREVWNGLQIADRQGPHHELYLAANESALIEADDALFKQLLRIFLDNAVKYTPEGRRIMLSATVTTAQYIVAIMDEGVGISEADLPNIFTRFYRVDSSRTKATGGTGLGLAIARDIIDMHHASIEVTSEIGSGTTFTIKFPLLSEDDSADISPEE, from the coding sequence ATGTCGCCCGCGATTAAGGGATGGCTGCGTAAACTTCAAAAATTTAATCAATCGTTGTCTGTCAAGTTGACGTTTATGTACGGCGGGATGATGTTTCTCATCCTGATTTTTACCGCGTTCCTTGCGATCGGTAGCGTTCATTACCTCTTGATGCGACAGCTTCAGTTTGACGTGCGCATGAGCGCACGTCAAACTGTTTTTTACCTGGATCATCACGGTCAGGTGGACGCGAGTATTTTTCAGGGACAAAACGTGCTGACGTATGTTGATCTTGTGGTGTACAACGCCAAAGGGCGGCCGATTCTTGACAATATTACCCGCTACGAGCCCGGGCCGTCGCTGACGCCGGAGCAACTGCATCAGTTGAATGAAACGGATCCCGCCGGCGCTCACTTTGAGATTATTGATACGGAAAATGAACAGACCTATCGTTATCTCAAACGCTGGGAATCAGCGGACGGCAAGGTCTACTACTTGCAGTTTATCCGCAGCGCGCAACGCGAGCGCTTTTTCATCGAGCTTTTGGTCCGCCAGATTCTCGTGACGGTACTCGCCAGCTTGGGCGTCACGATTTTAGCGGGCGTGGTGCTGACGAATAAAGTGCTCGCCCCGCTGCGCGCGATGAAAGAACCACTGAAGCATATCGAAGTCAATGAAATGGGCTACCGTATTCCGTTGCCGGAATCGCGGGATGAGCAATACGAATTGGCGGTGACGATTAACCGCACGCTCGATCGTATCGAGCACGGGGTCGCGCAGCAGCGGCAGTTCGTCGGCGACGCGTCGCATGAGTTGCGTACGCCGATTACGGTGATCAACGGGTATACGGATCTGCTAATTCGCTGGGGGGCGCAGGACCCCGAGACGCTTTCGGAATCGCTGGCGGCGATTCAGGCGGAAACGGAATACATGCGGCAGCTGATTGAGCATTTGCTCTTTATCGCGCGCGCGAGCGCCGGCGAACTCAATATTCGCTTGCGGCCGCTGGAAACGTCGGAGATTGTGCGGGAAGTGTGGAACGGTCTGCAGATCGCGGATCGACAGGGGCCGCACCACGAGCTGTATTTAGCGGCGAATGAATCGGCGCTGATTGAGGCGGATGATGCGCTTTTCAAGCAATTGCTGCGCATTTTCCTCGACAATGCGGTGAAGTACACGCCGGAAGGCCGACGGATCATGCTTTCGGCAACCGTCACGACCGCACAATACATTGTTGCGATCATGGACGAAGGCGTCGGCATTTCGGAAGCGGATTTACCGAATATCTTCACGCGTTTCTATCGCGTCGATTCCTCCCGAACCAAAGCGACAGGCGGCACCGGTTTGGGATTGGCGATCGCGCGTGACATCATCGACATGCATCACGCGTCGATTGAAGTTACGTCGGAAATCGGTTCCGGTACGACATTTACCATCAAGTTCCCGCTGCTTTCCGAAGACGATTCAGCGGATATTTCACCGGAAGAATAA
- the fumC gene encoding class II fumarate hydratase — MTYRVEHDTMGEVRVPAERKWGAQTERSFENFKIGQRMPQEIIRAFAVLKKCAAKVNADLGKLDAKKADVIETVCDEILAGQWPDEFPLVVYQTGSGTQSNMNVNEVIAHIANEKLAAEGNSLRIHPNDDVNSSQSSNDTFPTAMHIAAVVALHEKLYPALAELRRILEQKSAEFMDIVKIGRTHLQDATPLTLGQEISGWAAMLEAAEKMIKESETHLYPLALGGTAVGTGLNAPEGFAEGVAKEIARATGYDFISSANKFHALTAHDQFVYSHGALEALAMNAFKIANDVRLAACGPRAGLAEITIPENEPGSSIMPGKVNPTQCEALTMVACRVHGNSATIAMAAAHGQFELNVYKPVLVDAYLESVRLLGEALHSFAIHCAEGLEPDRERIAQNVQNSLMLVTALAPKIGYEKAAEIAKKAHHEGTDLKSAALDLGYVTAAEYDEIVVPAEMVHPK; from the coding sequence GTGACTTATCGAGTAGAGCATGACACCATGGGCGAAGTGCGGGTTCCCGCGGAACGGAAATGGGGCGCGCAAACCGAGCGTTCGTTTGAAAATTTCAAAATCGGTCAGCGGATGCCGCAGGAAATTATTCGGGCATTTGCGGTATTGAAAAAATGCGCGGCGAAAGTGAACGCGGATCTCGGCAAATTGGACGCGAAGAAAGCGGACGTTATCGAAACCGTGTGCGATGAAATTTTAGCGGGTCAATGGCCTGATGAATTTCCGCTGGTCGTGTACCAGACGGGCTCCGGCACGCAATCCAATATGAATGTGAACGAAGTGATCGCGCATATCGCCAATGAAAAATTGGCCGCTGAGGGCAATTCGTTGCGGATTCATCCGAATGATGACGTGAACAGTTCGCAGTCCTCGAACGACACGTTCCCGACCGCGATGCATATCGCCGCGGTCGTGGCGTTGCATGAAAAATTGTATCCGGCGCTGGCGGAACTGCGTCGCATTTTAGAGCAAAAGAGCGCGGAATTCATGGACATCGTCAAAATCGGTCGCACGCATTTGCAGGACGCGACGCCCTTGACATTGGGCCAGGAAATTTCCGGTTGGGCGGCGATGCTGGAAGCTGCGGAAAAAATGATCAAGGAAAGCGAAACGCATCTCTACCCCCTCGCGTTGGGCGGTACCGCCGTCGGCACGGGACTCAATGCGCCGGAGGGGTTCGCGGAAGGCGTGGCGAAAGAAATCGCGCGCGCGACGGGCTATGATTTCATTTCGTCCGCCAATAAATTTCACGCGCTGACCGCTCACGATCAATTCGTGTACAGCCACGGCGCCTTGGAAGCGCTCGCGATGAACGCGTTTAAAATCGCCAACGACGTACGGCTGGCGGCATGCGGACCGCGCGCGGGGTTGGCGGAAATCACGATTCCGGAAAATGAACCGGGCTCTTCGATCATGCCGGGCAAAGTGAATCCGACGCAATGCGAAGCGCTCACGATGGTGGCCTGCCGCGTTCACGGCAACAGCGCTACGATCGCGATGGCGGCGGCGCATGGTCAGTTTGAGTTGAACGTGTATAAACCGGTGCTTGTCGACGCGTATCTCGAATCCGTGCGTCTGCTGGGCGAGGCGTTGCATTCGTTCGCTATCCATTGCGCGGAAGGTTTGGAACCGGATCGCGAACGCATCGCGCAAAACGTGCAGAACTCGCTCATGCTCGTCACGGCGCTCGCGCCGAAAATCGGTTATGAAAAAGCTGCGGAGATCGCCAAAAAAGCGCATCATGAAGGCACCGACCTCAAGAGCGCCGCGCTCGACCTCGGTTATGTCACCGCCGCCGAGTACGATGAGATCGTCGTACCCGCCGAGATGGTACATCCGAAATAA